A portion of the Ferrovum sp. JA12 genome contains these proteins:
- a CDS encoding amino acid aminotransferase yields MMSNNLLANIEMAPKDPILGITEAFNADKNPHKVNLGVGVYTDENGKVPLLECVKQAETLIHSQQLPRGYQPIEGMALYNKEVQALVFGSDSEAIQEERIVSAQALGGTGGLKLGADFLQRFHSQAEVLISDPSWENHRALFESAGFKVNTYPYYDAKSHGVNFSGMIEKLNACAQGTIIVLHACCHNPSGVDLTDDQWHTIIDIVKAKNLVPFLDLAYQGFSKSIDEDGLVIKKFVAAGLVTFVSNSFSKSFSLYGERIGAFHIACQSKEEAGRVLSQLKRVIRTNYSNPPAHGAQIVATVLGNAELRALWEKELGAMRNRIKEMRVLFVNQLKESLPQHDFSFVAQQNGMFSFSGLTKEQVHQLRDNYSVYAVDSGRICVAALNKNNMNAVIAAITGILK; encoded by the coding sequence ATGATGTCGAATAACTTACTTGCAAACATAGAAATGGCCCCTAAGGACCCTATTTTGGGGATTACTGAAGCGTTTAATGCGGACAAAAACCCCCATAAAGTGAATCTTGGCGTGGGAGTTTATACCGATGAAAACGGTAAAGTCCCTCTTTTAGAATGTGTGAAGCAGGCGGAAACGCTGATTCATAGTCAACAACTCCCTCGGGGTTACCAACCTATCGAGGGAATGGCTCTTTACAACAAGGAAGTTCAAGCACTGGTTTTCGGCAGTGATTCTGAGGCCATACAAGAAGAAAGGATTGTGAGCGCGCAAGCCTTAGGGGGTACTGGAGGCTTGAAACTCGGCGCTGATTTTCTGCAACGATTCCATAGCCAAGCTGAAGTATTAATTTCAGACCCCAGCTGGGAAAATCACCGTGCTTTATTTGAGTCAGCAGGCTTTAAGGTAAATACTTATCCCTACTACGATGCTAAAAGTCATGGCGTTAACTTTAGCGGCATGATTGAAAAACTGAATGCCTGCGCACAGGGTACCATTATTGTTCTTCATGCCTGTTGTCATAACCCAAGTGGCGTGGATCTAACCGATGATCAGTGGCACACCATTATTGATATAGTCAAAGCTAAAAATCTAGTCCCTTTTCTTGATTTAGCCTATCAAGGTTTTTCTAAATCTATTGATGAAGATGGTCTGGTAATTAAAAAATTTGTAGCAGCTGGCCTAGTGACTTTTGTATCCAATTCATTTTCGAAATCCTTTTCCCTTTACGGAGAAAGAATCGGGGCATTCCATATTGCCTGTCAGTCTAAAGAAGAGGCTGGTAGAGTGTTATCGCAACTAAAGAGAGTGATTAGAACCAACTACTCTAATCCTCCAGCCCATGGTGCTCAAATCGTTGCCACAGTTCTTGGTAACGCAGAGCTCCGAGCGCTCTGGGAGAAGGAATTAGGCGCAATGCGTAACCGTATTAAGGAAATGCGCGTGCTCTTTGTGAATCAACTCAAAGAGAGTTTGCCGCAACATGACTTTAGTTTTGTGGCTCAACAAAATGGTATGTTTTCCTTTTCAGGTCTCACTAAAGAACAGGTACACCAACTAAGGGATAATTACTCCGTTTATGCAGTGGACAGTGGCCGCATTTGTGTTGCAGCGCTAAATAAAAATAATATGAATGCAGTGATTGCTGCCATTACTGGCATTTTAAAATAA
- a CDS encoding molybdopterin-dependent oxidoreductase: protein MVDKKKIMLPNHQDIIKDVYKGLDLPTRRLFGKNLLSLGAITLLTGCTLTNEDNIEQALEVMSRFNDRVQGWLFDPNKLAPTYSEEMITKPFPFNAYYDEDEIRPDPDNFKLKVSGLIKDKKDWSLVELNAMPQTTQITRHICVEGWSAIGKWGGVRFSDFLQRIGADTQASFVGFRCHDDYYTSIDMPTAMHPQTLLTLTFADQVLPAKYGYPLKLRIPTKLGYKNPKYIKEIFVTNVNPGGYWEDQGYNWFGGS, encoded by the coding sequence ATGGTTGATAAGAAAAAGATAATGCTCCCCAATCATCAGGACATCATTAAGGATGTATACAAAGGATTGGATCTTCCCACTAGACGGTTGTTTGGAAAAAACCTGTTAAGTCTTGGCGCTATTACCCTGCTAACTGGCTGTACACTAACTAACGAAGACAACATTGAACAAGCACTTGAAGTCATGTCTCGCTTTAACGACCGAGTACAAGGCTGGTTATTTGACCCCAATAAGCTGGCACCCACCTACAGCGAAGAAATGATTACTAAACCTTTCCCTTTTAATGCTTATTATGATGAGGATGAAATTCGACCTGATCCCGATAATTTTAAGCTCAAGGTATCAGGCTTGATAAAGGATAAAAAAGACTGGTCATTGGTAGAACTTAACGCCATGCCTCAAACCACCCAAATCACACGCCATATCTGTGTGGAAGGTTGGAGTGCTATCGGTAAATGGGGTGGGGTGCGATTCAGTGACTTTTTGCAACGTATTGGTGCTGACACTCAGGCAAGCTTTGTTGGTTTTCGTTGTCATGACGATTACTACACTAGCATTGATATGCCTACAGCTATGCATCCCCAAACCTTGCTCACACTGACCTTTGCCGATCAGGTCCTACCAGCTAAATATGGCTACCCCCTAAAACTTAGAATACCCACCAAGCTTGGCTATAAGAATCCTAAATATATTAAAGAAATATTTGTTACTAACGTTAACCCCGGCGGTTATTGGGAAGACCAAGGTTACAACTGGTTTGGAGGAAGTTAA
- a CDS encoding ABC-F family ATP-binding cassette domain-containing protein, with product MIILNDVTLHRGHKTLLDRASVTLNPGEKVGLVGRNGTGKSTLFALLNGSLHEDGGTYQIPQHWRRAEVAQNMPETDVGATQFVIEGDTTLMAAREEVLQAEISGDGERMGNAYAALYELGESDAKARAQTLILGLGFQLAELDNPVNSFSGGWRMRLQLARALMCPSDLLLLDEPTNHLDLDALVWLESWLTRYAGTMLVISHDRDFLEAVTKVTVHLEHCKLTRYGGSYGFFEKQRAERMLLEQNAYEKQQDKVAHLQKFIARFKAKASKAKQAQSRVKALARMEMLAPLLSDAEFIFEFEEPKHLPNPMLTLSNGSLGYPNSRQIILNKVDFSVLAGQRIGILGANGQGKSTLVKTIAGAIPPLSGELQQGRGLRIGYFAQQEMDLLDAKANPLEHFNRMLKEIKANGTLDGQNTREQDLKNYLGQFHFGGDRLMQPVGTMSGGEKARLVLSMIVWQRPNLLLLDEPTNHLDLVTREALSMALNKFEGTVMLVSHDRALLREVCDEFWLVHDGSLAPFDGDLEDYQRYLMDLSRRVRAQASTRTSIAVTDTKQTNTLSQAVIEKLNQQIASLEQQRDQLLHEMAQCSEHEQLALQQEQLSKLQQELSQAENEWLVLSA from the coding sequence ATGATTATCCTCAACGATGTAACGCTTCACCGCGGTCATAAAACTCTTTTAGACCGAGCTAGTGTGACCCTTAATCCTGGCGAAAAGGTAGGACTTGTGGGTCGCAATGGAACGGGTAAATCCACCCTCTTTGCCTTGTTGAATGGAAGTTTGCATGAGGATGGGGGAACGTATCAGATTCCGCAACATTGGCGTCGCGCTGAGGTGGCTCAGAATATGCCTGAGACTGACGTGGGGGCCACACAATTTGTGATTGAGGGTGATACCACACTCATGGCCGCAAGAGAGGAGGTTCTTCAAGCGGAGATAAGTGGTGATGGTGAGCGTATGGGGAACGCCTATGCTGCTTTGTATGAGTTAGGAGAGAGTGATGCAAAGGCACGCGCCCAAACATTGATTTTAGGATTAGGTTTTCAATTGGCTGAGTTAGATAATCCTGTTAACAGTTTCTCAGGAGGTTGGCGTATGCGCTTACAACTTGCGCGAGCGCTGATGTGTCCCTCTGATTTATTGTTACTGGATGAACCCACCAACCATTTGGATCTCGATGCGCTAGTTTGGTTAGAATCCTGGCTAACTCGTTACGCCGGCACCATGCTGGTTATCAGCCACGATCGCGACTTCCTGGAGGCTGTCACCAAGGTCACCGTTCATCTTGAACATTGCAAACTCACTCGCTACGGTGGCAGCTATGGTTTCTTTGAAAAACAACGGGCTGAGCGAATGCTGTTGGAGCAGAATGCTTATGAAAAACAACAGGATAAAGTGGCTCACTTGCAAAAGTTTATTGCCCGTTTTAAGGCTAAAGCTAGCAAGGCCAAACAAGCGCAAAGTCGGGTCAAGGCATTAGCCCGTATGGAAATGTTAGCTCCCCTTCTCTCTGACGCAGAATTTATCTTTGAGTTTGAGGAACCCAAACATTTACCTAACCCTATGCTAACCCTATCTAATGGATCCTTAGGCTATCCAAACAGCAGGCAAATTATTCTTAATAAGGTTGATTTTTCTGTACTTGCGGGCCAGAGAATCGGCATACTGGGGGCTAACGGCCAGGGTAAATCCACCTTAGTGAAGACCATTGCAGGGGCTATCCCTCCTCTCTCAGGAGAATTACAACAAGGAAGAGGTTTGCGAATTGGTTATTTTGCCCAACAGGAAATGGATTTACTGGACGCAAAGGCCAATCCCCTTGAGCATTTTAACCGGATGCTAAAGGAAATTAAGGCTAATGGAACACTGGATGGACAAAACACCCGAGAACAGGATTTAAAAAACTATTTAGGCCAGTTTCATTTTGGTGGGGATCGATTGATGCAACCTGTTGGTACCATGAGCGGCGGGGAGAAAGCACGTCTCGTGTTAAGTATGATTGTTTGGCAACGCCCCAACTTATTACTTCTTGATGAGCCCACTAACCACTTGGATTTAGTGACCCGTGAAGCCTTATCCATGGCCCTCAATAAATTTGAGGGAACCGTGATGCTGGTGAGTCATGATCGAGCCCTGTTGCGTGAAGTCTGCGACGAATTTTGGTTAGTTCATGACGGCTCTCTTGCACCTTTTGATGGCGACTTAGAGGATTATCAACGCTATCTCATGGATCTTTCTCGACGTGTTCGGGCACAAGCGTCCACTCGAACCTCCATCGCTGTAACGGACACTAAGCAAACCAACACCCTAAGTCAAGCTGTCATTGAGAAATTAAATCAACAAATCGCATCACTGGAGCAACAAAGAGATCAATTACTCCATGAGATGGCACAATGCTCTGAGCATGAACAGCTAGCTCTGCAACAGGAACAACTGAGTAAGCTTCAACAAGAATTATCACAAGCGGAAAACGAGTGGCTGGTGTTGAGCGCGTAA
- a CDS encoding pentapeptide MXKDX repeat protein, which yields MKKLSAVLVTLLAFAVAMPVFSEDMSKDNMKKDSMSKDGMKKDHMKKEHMKKGHMKKDHMKKDHMKKDEMNKDSMAK from the coding sequence ATGAAGAAATTATCTGCTGTATTAGTAACATTGTTAGCGTTTGCTGTAGCTATGCCAGTTTTTTCTGAGGATATGTCTAAGGACAACATGAAAAAAGATTCTATGTCCAAAGATGGGATGAAAAAAGACCATATGAAAAAAGAACATATGAAAAAAGGCCATATGAAAAAAGACCATATGAAAAAAGACCATATGAAAAAAGATGAGATGAATAAAGACTCGATGGCGAAGTAA
- a CDS encoding cytochrome b/b6 domain-containing protein, with translation MKKQRQTIITPLFVRVTHWLNAIAVVIMVMTGLKIYNASPIFEFTIPAALTLGNWLGGALLWHFAFMWLLVINGLGYLGFNFLTGRMRDKFFPLSFQKLVQDLLATLKGHLSHEDLSQYNTIQRLAYLFIILDILVLVLSGLTIWKSVQFPLLRELMGGFDNARIVHFCAMAFATFFIVVHLVMVALVPKTLIIMIRGR, from the coding sequence ATGAAAAAACAAAGACAAACTATTATCACTCCTTTGTTCGTCCGTGTGACGCATTGGCTAAATGCAATAGCCGTGGTCATTATGGTCATGACTGGACTTAAAATTTATAATGCTTCACCCATATTTGAGTTCACCATTCCCGCGGCGTTAACTCTAGGTAATTGGCTGGGTGGGGCGCTGTTATGGCACTTTGCTTTCATGTGGCTGTTGGTTATCAATGGCTTGGGATATCTGGGTTTTAATTTCCTGACGGGCAGAATGAGGGACAAATTCTTCCCCTTAAGTTTCCAGAAGTTAGTGCAAGATTTGCTGGCAACCTTAAAAGGCCATTTATCTCATGAAGACTTGAGTCAGTACAACACTATTCAACGCTTAGCTTATTTATTTATTATATTAGATATCTTAGTGTTAGTCCTATCTGGCTTAACCATTTGGAAATCAGTACAGTTTCCCCTTTTAAGAGAACTCATGGGTGGTTTTGATAACGCCCGAATTGTTCACTTTTGTGCAATGGCCTTTGCCACGTTTTTTATTGTGGTGCATTTAGTGATGGTGGCTTTGGTGCCGAAGACTTTAATAATTATGATTCGGGGGAGATAG
- a CDS encoding MBL fold metallo-hydrolase RNA specificity domain-containing protein codes for MPVRASIHMINDFSAYADRGKMINWHNSIQNIKLTVLVDGD; via the coding sequence ATCCCAGTTAGAGCTAGTATTCATATGATTAATGATTTCTCAGCTTATGCCGATCGAGGTAAGATGATTAATTGGCATAACTCTATACAGAATATAAAACTTACTGTTTTAGTTGACGGTGATTAG
- a CDS encoding putative Na+/H+ antiporter has translation MNSSNWLYLTVLVLTLLHSLLASYFLLLEKFFPRQKRLLHALTEIEIIFPLWAVILCCIIFFKEGTSSLIDYIESLHFTEALFIIAIMTVAGTQPILIVIENFLIGAVKKLPFKPAITIFCITLTVLPLLGSFITEPAAMTVAVLLLKQTIFSKIHSEKLKYAILAILLVNISIGGALTPFAAPPILMVAEAWQWNLSFMFSHFALNILFIVCLNTLVGLGLFFKEIDQIKYSFSLTARAVNPFIVLTHILFIVVIMVFSHSPLIFLGLLVLFIAFTQFFSIHQTPLLLKESALVGLFLASLIVIESKQSGWLSPIISSMKYYQVYVGSALITAVTDNAALTYLGTLLPNPPENFKLALVKGAIAGGGLTLIANAPNPIAGKFLKPYFVHHRILAKELFKSALVPTLITLLGLMI, from the coding sequence ATGAATTCATCTAATTGGCTTTACCTGACGGTTTTAGTACTCACCCTCTTACATAGCCTATTGGCTTCTTATTTTCTTCTCTTAGAGAAGTTCTTTCCTCGACAAAAAAGACTACTCCACGCTCTCACAGAAATTGAAATAATTTTCCCTCTATGGGCCGTCATATTGTGTTGTATTATTTTTTTTAAAGAAGGTACTTCGAGCTTAATTGACTATATTGAATCACTACATTTTACTGAGGCACTTTTCATCATTGCTATTATGACAGTGGCTGGCACACAGCCCATTTTAATTGTTATTGAGAATTTCCTCATTGGCGCTGTAAAAAAACTTCCTTTTAAGCCTGCTATCACGATTTTTTGTATAACCTTAACGGTACTGCCACTACTGGGCTCCTTTATCACCGAGCCCGCTGCCATGACGGTGGCTGTACTATTATTAAAACAAACGATTTTTTCAAAAATTCACTCAGAAAAACTCAAATACGCCATCTTAGCAATATTATTGGTTAATATTTCAATAGGTGGGGCCCTCACTCCCTTTGCCGCACCACCTATTTTAATGGTGGCTGAAGCTTGGCAATGGAATTTGTCTTTTATGTTCTCTCATTTTGCTCTCAATATTCTATTTATTGTTTGTCTTAATACCTTAGTGGGGTTAGGATTATTTTTTAAGGAAATCGATCAGATTAAGTATTCATTTTCCTTAACAGCTCGTGCGGTGAACCCATTCATTGTACTGACTCATATTCTCTTTATAGTAGTAATTATGGTGTTTAGTCATTCACCGTTAATCTTTTTAGGATTATTAGTTCTCTTTATTGCTTTCACACAATTTTTTTCCATTCATCAAACACCATTACTTCTTAAAGAATCCGCCTTAGTAGGATTGTTTTTAGCGAGTTTAATCGTGATTGAATCTAAACAGAGCGGATGGCTTAGCCCAATCATCTCGTCAATGAAATACTATCAAGTGTATGTGGGCTCAGCTCTCATTACCGCGGTTACAGATAATGCCGCGCTCACCTACCTTGGGACACTGCTCCCTAATCCCCCAGAAAACTTTAAACTAGCTTTGGTTAAGGGAGCAATCGCCGGTGGTGGCCTAACTCTCATTGCTAATGCTCCTAACCCTATTGCAGGTAAATTCTTAAAGCCTTATTTTGTCCATCACAGAATTCTTGCAAAGGAACTATTCAAGTCTGCTCTTGTACCAACCCTAATCACTTTATTGGGATTGATGATTTAA
- a CDS encoding FAD-binding oxidoreductase: MFSAHQVILDESAKQSYETDWRGRYSGSALAVVLPNSLEEVSTLVKLCHQYQLSIVPQSGNTSLCGASVPISTIPSIIVNLSRLNRIREIDLENNTITVESGVILENLALLAQQHQRFFPLSMASEGSAQVGGIISTNAGGSAVIRYGNMRSLVMGLEVVLASGDVWTALNGLRKDNSGYDLKQLFIGAEGTLGLITAATLKLMPLPHTREVYWLTADSLSSAVSTLSFLKNHVGENISAFEIMSSECLHLVGKHFPTLPIPAYQENQWAILVELEFFHHTTAHENIFMHCIDNNLISNVVVALNQQQIMQCWAVREHIPLAEKTEGFSIKHDISLPISAISEFVDRAIAQVRALIPGVITVCFGHLGDGNLHFNFTNPSTMKKETFLSLSSAINDLVYDLVYEYRGSLSAEHGIGQLKIKDLIKYKSPLEMKLMRTIKTALDPLNLMNPGKLLSQQ; the protein is encoded by the coding sequence ATGTTTTCTGCTCATCAAGTAATCTTAGATGAGAGTGCTAAACAATCCTATGAGACAGACTGGCGAGGCCGCTATAGTGGATCCGCTCTCGCCGTGGTATTGCCAAATAGCCTTGAGGAAGTCTCTACACTGGTTAAACTCTGTCATCAATATCAACTAAGTATAGTTCCTCAATCGGGCAACACGAGCCTTTGCGGTGCCTCGGTGCCCATTAGTACAATCCCCTCAATTATTGTGAATCTTTCAAGGTTAAACCGTATTAGAGAAATTGATTTAGAGAACAATACAATCACCGTGGAAAGTGGAGTGATCTTAGAAAATCTCGCCTTGCTTGCCCAACAACACCAGCGCTTCTTTCCTTTGTCCATGGCTTCCGAGGGGAGTGCTCAGGTGGGTGGCATCATTTCCACTAATGCGGGAGGCAGCGCGGTGATTCGCTATGGCAATATGCGCTCCCTGGTCATGGGGCTGGAGGTGGTATTGGCGAGCGGGGACGTATGGACCGCTTTAAATGGTCTGAGAAAAGACAATTCAGGTTACGATTTAAAACAACTTTTTATAGGTGCCGAGGGGACGCTGGGGCTTATTACGGCGGCCACTTTAAAGCTAATGCCCTTGCCTCACACACGTGAGGTCTATTGGCTCACAGCCGATAGTTTATCTTCAGCAGTGAGCACCTTGTCTTTTTTAAAAAATCATGTAGGCGAGAATATTAGCGCCTTTGAAATCATGTCTAGTGAATGCTTACATTTGGTGGGTAAACACTTTCCAACACTGCCTATTCCAGCATACCAAGAAAACCAATGGGCGATTTTAGTGGAACTGGAATTCTTTCATCACACCACAGCCCATGAAAACATTTTTATGCATTGTATAGACAACAACTTAATTAGTAATGTGGTGGTAGCGCTCAATCAACAACAAATCATGCAATGTTGGGCGGTACGTGAACATATTCCCTTAGCAGAAAAGACTGAGGGCTTTAGCATCAAACATGACATCAGTTTACCCATTAGCGCCATATCTGAGTTTGTGGACAGAGCCATCGCACAAGTCAGAGCGTTAATCCCAGGGGTGATCACCGTATGTTTTGGTCATCTTGGCGATGGTAATTTGCATTTTAATTTCACCAATCCCAGCACCATGAAAAAAGAGACTTTTCTCTCCTTAAGCTCAGCCATAAATGATTTAGTCTACGACCTCGTTTATGAATACCGTGGTAGTTTGAGTGCTGAGCATGGCATTGGACAACTTAAAATCAAGGATTTAATCAAGTACAAGAGTCCCCTTGAGATGAAATTAATGCGCACCATTAAAACTGCCTTAGACCCTCTCAATCTCATGAACCCAGGAAAACTTCTTAGCCAACAGTAA
- the uvrB gene encoding excinuclease ABC subunit UvrB: MIHTFPNSPYHLHSPFEPAGDQPKAIDKIIEGIQDGLQFQTLLGVTGSGKTFTMANVIARTGRPAFVMAPNKTLAAQLYSELREFFPDNAVEYFVSYYDYYQPEAYVPARDLYIEKDSSINEHIEQMRLSATKSLLERRDCIIVATVSAIYGIGDLGDYHQMILHIKEHERLDQRTIIQQLTIMQYTRNELEFKRGIFRVRGDVLDIFPAESSELALRVTLFDDEVESLMLFDPLTGKTVQRLGRFTIYPSSHYVTPRDTVLKAIESIKVELSSRMEEFARDHKLVELQRIEQRTRYDLELLNEIGFCKGIENYSRHFSRRPPGDAPPTLIEYLPKDTLMFLDESHVTVPQVGAMYKGDRSRKENLVNYGFRLPSALDNRPLRFDEFEKLMPQTVFISATPARYEAEHTGQVIEQLVRPTGLVDPQIVVKPATHQVDDLLSEIKERIMIGERVLVTTLTKRMAEDLTEYLEENTIKVRYLHSDVDTVERVEIIRDLRKGLFDVLVGINLLREGLDIPEVSLVAILDADKEGFLRSERSLIQTIGRAARHLNGTAILYADRITDSMKKAMDETHRRRELQIAFNTKHGITPKGVTKKIKDIIEGIYDPEVASSLYEEIKQKQHLDSLNDKELNQRLKDLEKQMLNAAKNLEFEKAAKCRDEIKAIKDFMLL; this comes from the coding sequence GTGATTCATACTTTCCCCAATAGTCCCTATCATCTCCATTCCCCCTTTGAGCCTGCGGGGGATCAACCTAAGGCCATCGATAAAATCATAGAAGGGATCCAGGACGGGTTACAGTTTCAAACCCTGTTAGGTGTCACAGGCTCGGGGAAAACTTTTACCATGGCCAACGTGATTGCAAGAACCGGTCGCCCAGCCTTTGTCATGGCTCCCAATAAAACCCTAGCGGCCCAACTTTACTCCGAATTAAGGGAGTTTTTTCCAGATAACGCTGTGGAATATTTTGTTTCCTACTATGATTACTATCAGCCAGAGGCCTATGTTCCTGCTCGCGACTTGTATATTGAGAAGGACTCCAGTATTAATGAACACATTGAGCAGATGCGTTTATCTGCTACCAAGTCCTTATTGGAACGACGTGATTGCATTATAGTCGCTACAGTGTCCGCTATCTACGGTATTGGAGACTTAGGGGATTATCATCAGATGATCCTGCACATTAAAGAACATGAAAGACTTGATCAACGAACTATTATTCAACAACTCACCATCATGCAATATACCCGTAATGAGCTGGAGTTTAAGCGCGGTATCTTTAGGGTGAGGGGAGATGTACTAGATATTTTTCCTGCAGAGAGCAGTGAGTTGGCCTTGAGGGTCACATTATTTGATGACGAAGTGGAATCTTTGATGCTCTTTGATCCCTTAACAGGTAAAACAGTTCAGCGTTTGGGACGCTTTACCATTTACCCATCAAGTCACTATGTCACACCAAGGGATACGGTACTCAAAGCCATTGAATCTATCAAAGTGGAGTTATCCAGTCGCATGGAGGAATTTGCACGAGATCATAAATTGGTGGAATTGCAACGCATCGAGCAACGCACTCGCTATGATTTGGAACTCCTGAATGAAATTGGTTTTTGTAAGGGAATTGAGAACTACTCCCGTCATTTCTCCAGACGACCCCCAGGGGATGCCCCGCCCACATTAATTGAGTATCTTCCTAAAGACACCTTGATGTTTTTAGATGAATCCCATGTCACTGTTCCTCAAGTGGGGGCCATGTATAAGGGAGACCGATCTAGAAAAGAGAACCTGGTTAATTATGGTTTTAGACTGCCCTCAGCCCTTGATAACCGTCCCCTGCGTTTTGATGAATTTGAGAAACTGATGCCGCAAACAGTATTCATCTCCGCAACCCCAGCGCGTTATGAAGCGGAGCACACTGGGCAGGTGATAGAGCAACTGGTACGGCCAACCGGCTTAGTGGATCCACAGATTGTGGTAAAACCCGCCACCCATCAAGTGGATGATTTACTCTCGGAAATTAAAGAGCGCATTATGATTGGGGAGAGAGTATTAGTCACCACCTTAACCAAAAGAATGGCGGAGGATTTAACAGAATATCTTGAGGAGAACACCATTAAAGTTAGGTACCTTCACTCAGATGTGGATACCGTTGAAAGGGTAGAAATTATCCGTGATTTAAGAAAAGGTTTGTTTGATGTGTTGGTGGGAATTAACCTACTGCGTGAGGGTTTGGATATTCCCGAAGTATCCTTAGTGGCTATTTTAGATGCTGACAAAGAGGGGTTTTTAAGGTCTGAGCGGTCCTTAATTCAAACCATCGGACGCGCGGCGCGCCACCTAAACGGTACAGCAATTTTATATGCCGACCGAATCACGGATTCCATGAAAAAAGCCATGGATGAAACTCATCGCCGTCGAGAATTGCAAATTGCCTTTAATACGAAACACGGTATTACACCCAAAGGCGTTACCAAAAAAATTAAGGATATTATTGAGGGTATTTATGATCCTGAGGTGGCAAGCTCCCTCTATGAAGAGATCAAACAAAAACAACACTTGGATTCCCTAAATGATAAAGAACTTAACCAGCGTTTAAAAGACCTTGAAAAACAAATGTTAAATGCCGCCAAAAACTTAGAATTTGAGAAGGCAGCAAAGTGTCGTGACGAAATTAAAGCCATTAAAGACTTTATGTTGTTGTGA
- a CDS encoding AraC family transcriptional regulator, with the protein MDQLSILLKHFDIKTRVFAHGTLCSEANFDMVQGMGHIHIFKKAQLEIVIKDREPLLITEPSVIFFPKPTSHSLKPFNNEKVKLICATFSSGSPIHNPLIMGLPEVLITPISQLCDFETIFDLLYQERLHEESGKDQAIAHLMDYLMVRIYRFAIQEKLISSTAVMGLADPKIYKAIMAIHQYPGREWCLETLASEAGMSRTRFAEFFKQKVGMAPINYLTELRIHLAMKRLVQGKSIKSLYDELGYSSTSSFSRAFLLKTGMSPKKWLDNHRHVTTD; encoded by the coding sequence ATGGATCAACTTTCTATCCTGCTGAAGCACTTTGATATTAAAACCAGGGTATTTGCTCACGGTACCCTGTGCAGCGAGGCCAATTTTGACATGGTGCAAGGCATGGGTCATATTCATATCTTTAAAAAAGCCCAGTTAGAAATTGTGATTAAAGATAGAGAACCGCTACTCATCACTGAGCCCTCTGTTATTTTTTTCCCTAAACCCACTTCCCATTCGTTAAAACCATTTAATAATGAGAAGGTAAAGTTGATTTGTGCGACCTTTTCATCGGGTAGTCCTATTCATAATCCCTTAATTATGGGGCTTCCTGAGGTCTTGATCACTCCTATTTCACAATTGTGTGACTTTGAGACAATCTTTGATTTGCTGTACCAAGAGAGATTGCATGAGGAAAGTGGTAAAGACCAGGCTATCGCTCATTTAATGGACTACTTGATGGTCAGAATATACCGCTTTGCTATCCAAGAAAAGCTGATTAGTTCAACTGCCGTGATGGGTTTAGCAGACCCTAAAATCTACAAAGCCATCATGGCTATTCATCAATATCCCGGACGCGAGTGGTGTCTTGAGACGCTAGCCAGTGAAGCGGGTATGTCTCGTACCCGATTTGCTGAATTTTTTAAACAAAAAGTGGGGATGGCCCCGATTAACTATTTAACCGAACTGCGCATCCATCTTGCCATGAAGCGTCTTGTACAAGGTAAGTCAATTAAATCACTCTATGATGAACTGGGGTATTCTTCCACCTCTTCCTTCTCAAGAGCCTTTCTACTAAAAACGGGTATGAGCCCAAAAAAGTGGTTGGATAATCACCGCCATGTAACAACGGATTAA